One Peromyscus maniculatus bairdii isolate BWxNUB_F1_BW_parent chromosome 14, HU_Pman_BW_mat_3.1, whole genome shotgun sequence genomic window carries:
- the LOC102925445 gene encoding acyl-coenzyme A thioesterase 1, whose amino-acid sequence MHASTAHNRMAPTMILEPADGCLCDQPVLISVNGLAPEQPVTLRAALRDEKGARFRAHAHYRADAHGRLDLARAPALGGSFAGLEPMGLLWAMEPERPLWRLVKRDVRTPFVVELEVLDGHEPDGGRLLARAVHERHFMAPGVRRVPVREGRVRATLFLPPGPGPFPGIVDLFGLGGGLLEYRASLLAGKGFAVMALAYYNYDDLPKDIDNLHLEYFEEAVNYLLRHPQVKGPGVGVLGISKGGELGLAMASFLKGIKAAVIINGSVAAVGNTINYKDETIPPVSLLRNRVRMTKDGLQDVVEGLQSPLVEQKSFIPVERADTTFLLIVGQDDHNWKSEFYANEISKRLQAHGKEKPQIICYPEAGHYIEPPYFPLCRAGMHLLVGANITFGGEPKPHAMAQLDAWQQLQTFFHKHLGGEERTIPAKL is encoded by the exons ATGCACGCATCTACTGCCCACAACCGGATGGCGCCTACAATGATCCTGGAGCCTGCGGATGGTTGCCTCTGCGACCAACCGGTGCTCATCTCCGTGAACGGCCTGGCCCCCGAGCAGCCCGTCACGCTGCGCGCCGCCCTGCGCGACGAGAAAGGCGCGCGCTTCCGCGCCCACGCGCACTACCGCGCCGACGCCCACGGCCGCCTGGACCTGGCGCGCGCGCCCGCGCTGGGCGGCAGCTTCGCGGGGCTCGAGCCCATGGGGCTGCTCTGGGCCATGGAGCCCGAACGGCCTTTATGGCGCCTGGTCAAGCGCGACGTGCGGACGCCCTTCGTGGTGGAGCTGGAGGTGCTGGACGGCCACGAGCCCGACGGCGGGCGGCTGCTGGCGCGGGCGGTGCACGAGCGTCACTTCATGGCTCCCGGGGTGCGGCGCGTGCCCGTGCGCGAGGGCCGTGTGCGCGCCACGCTCTTCCTGCCCCCAG GACCTGGACCCTTTCCGGGGATCGTGGACCTTTTTGGACTTGGAGGTGGCCTTCTGGAGTATCGGGCTAGCCTGCTGGCTGGGAAGGGTTTTGCTGTCATGGCTCTGGCTTATTATAACTACGATGACCTCCCCAAGGACATAGATAACCTTCACCTGGAGTACTTTGAGGAAGCTGTGAACTACCTGCTCAGGCACCCCCAG gtAAAAGGTCCAGGAGTTGGAGTGCTTGGCATTTCCAAAGGGGGCGAACTTGGCCTTGCGATGGCCTCCTTCCTGAAGGGCATCAAAGCTGCTGTCATCATTaatggctctgtggctgctgttggGAACACCATAAACTACAAGGATGAGACTATCCCTCCAGTGTCTCTTCTGAGAAATCGAGTCAGAATGACCAAAGATGGCCTCCAGGATGTTGTGGAAGGTCTGCAAAGCCCTTTGGTAGAACAGAAGAGCTTCATCCCCGTGGAAAGAGCAGACACGACCTTCCTGTTGATTGTGGGTCAGGATGACCACAACTGGAAGAGCGAGTTCTATGCCAATGAGATCTCCAAACGCTTGCAGGCCCATGGGAAGGAGAAGCCCCAGATCATCTGCTACCCGGAAGCGGGGCATTATATTGAGCCCCCTTACTTCCCCCTGTGCAGGGCGGGCATGCACCTCCTGGTGGGGGCTAACATCACCTTTGGAGGGGAGCCTAAGCCTCATGCCATGGCCCAGTTGGATGCATGGCAGCAACTCCAGACTTTCTTCCACAAACACTTGGGTGGTGAAGAGAGGACAATCCCAGCAAAACTGtga
- the LOC102928873 gene encoding peroxisomal succinyl-coenzyme A thioesterase codes for MAAATLSLEPAGRSCWDEPLSIAVSGLAPEQPVTLRAALRDEKGARFRAHARYRADAHGRLDLARAPALGGSFAGLEPMGLLWALEPERPFWRLVKRDVRTPFVVELEVLDGHEPDGGRLLARAVHERHFMAPGVRRVPVREGRVRATLFLPPGEGPFPGIIDVYGVGGGLLEYRASLMAGHGFATLALAFYDFDDLPKDFNIIEVDYFEEAVCYMLQHPQVKGPDIGLLGLSLGADICLSMASFLENVSATVSINGSAFSANRHIHYKQTMIPPLGHDLRRAKVAFSGVLDIVDIRNDIVGGCENPSMIPIEKAKGPILFIAGQDDHCWRSEMYVQIASERLQAHGKDRPRVISYPGAGHYIEPPYFPMCPASLHKIVNKPVIWGGEVRAHSKAQVDAWKQILSFFGKHLDNTQGRAFSRL; via the exons ATGGCGGCCGCGACGCTGAGCCTGGAGCCCGCGGGCCGCAGCTGCTGGGACGAGCCGCTGAGCATCGCCGTGAGCGGCCTGGCCCCCGAGCAGCCCGTCACGCTGCGCGCCGCCCTGCGCGACGAGAAAGGCGCGCGCTTCCGCGCCCACGCGCGCTACCGCGCCGACGCCCACGGCCGCCTGGACCTGGCGCGCGCGCCCGCGCTGGGCGGCAGCTTCGCGGGCCTCGAGCCCATGGGGCTGCTCTGGGCCCTGGAGCCCGAGCGGCCTTTCTGGCGCCTGGTCAAGCGCGACGTGCGGACGCCCTTCGTGGTGGAGCTGGAGGTGCTGGACGGCCACGAGCCCGACGGCGGGCGGCTGCTGGCGCGGGCGGTGCACGAGCGTCACTTCATGGCTCCCGGGGTGCGGCGCGTGCCCGTGCGCGAGGGCCGAGTGCGCGCCACGCTCTTCCTGCCCCCAG GAGAAGGACCCTTTCCAGGGATCATCGATGTCTACGGTGTTGGAGGGGGCCTGTTGGAATACCGAGCCAGCCTTATGGCTGGCCATGGCTTTGCTACGTTGGCTCTGGCTTTTTATGACTTTGACGATCTCCCGAAGGATTTCAACATCATAGAAGTGGACTACTTTGAAGAAGCGGTGTGCTACATGCTTCAACACCCCCAG gtAAAGGGCCCAGACATTGGGCTTCTGGGTCTTTCCCTAGGAGCTGATATTTGCCTCTCCATGGCTTCCTTCTTGGAGAACGTCTCAGCCACAGTTTCCATCAACGGCTCTGCGTTCAGTgcaaacagacacatacactaCAAGCAGACTATGATCCCACCATTGGGCCATGACCTGAGGAGGGCGAAGGTTGCTTTCTCTGGCGTTCTGGACATTGTGGATATACGGAATGACATTGTAGGAGGCTGTGAGAACCCCAGTATGATTCCAATAGAGAAGGCCAAGGGGCCCATCCTCTTCATTGCTGGTCAGGACGATCACTGCTGGAGGAGTGAGATGTATGTCCAGATAGCCTCGGAACGGTTACAGGCTCATGGAAAGGACAGGCCCCGGGTGATCTCTTACCCTGGGGCTGGGCATTACATTGAGCCTCCCTACTTTCCGATGTGCCCGGCTTCTCTGCACAAAATAGTGAACAAACCTGTGATTTGGGGAGGGGAGGTCAGGGCTCACTCTAAAGCCCAGGTAGATGCATGGAAGCAAATTCTGTCCTTCTTTGGCAAACACCTGGACAATACCCAGGGCAGAGCTTTCTCTAGATTGTAG